Proteins from a single region of Gemmatimonadaceae bacterium:
- a CDS encoding aminotransferase class V-fold PLP-dependent enzyme: protein MTDPLLAFRPEFPILERTTYLVSNSLGAMPRGVPDRLAEYVDEWAEQGVRAWGRAWWQMPSRVGDEIAPLIGAAPGEVVMVGNVTLGQATVLSALEYPPERNRIVMTALDFPSVRYVYDRLARRLGAEIVVVPANADGISVDAAAVAAAIDERTRLVCISHVLFRSAFVMDVAPIARRAHEMGALVSLDAFHAVGVLPVDVKALGVDFLTGGVLKWLCGGPGGGFLYVAPAVQASLEPALTGWQAHADPFAFDTEMAYTGGIYRWLNGTPAIPALYAAIEGPRIVRRAGVEAIRAKSVRQTTRLLALADARGYRVNTPRDAARRGGTVAFDVPHAYEVSQYLLSRDVLVDFRPNAGIRVAPHFYTDDDELDAAVAMIDDALATGRWREFETPGAAAT from the coding sequence ATGACCGATCCGCTCCTCGCCTTCCGGCCCGAATTCCCGATCCTCGAGCGCACCACGTACCTGGTGTCCAACTCCCTGGGGGCCATGCCGCGAGGCGTGCCCGACCGGCTGGCCGAGTATGTGGACGAATGGGCCGAGCAGGGGGTGCGGGCGTGGGGACGGGCCTGGTGGCAGATGCCGTCCCGCGTGGGCGACGAGATCGCGCCGCTGATCGGCGCCGCGCCGGGCGAGGTGGTGATGGTGGGCAACGTGACGCTGGGCCAGGCCACGGTGCTGTCGGCCCTCGAGTATCCGCCGGAACGGAATCGCATCGTGATGACGGCGCTGGATTTTCCGTCGGTGCGCTACGTGTACGACCGGCTGGCGCGGCGGCTGGGCGCCGAGATCGTGGTCGTGCCGGCCAACGCCGACGGGATCAGCGTGGATGCCGCCGCGGTGGCGGCGGCGATCGACGAGCGCACCCGCCTCGTGTGCATCTCGCACGTGCTGTTCCGGTCGGCGTTCGTGATGGACGTGGCGCCGATCGCGCGGCGCGCGCACGAGATGGGCGCGCTGGTGTCGCTGGACGCGTTCCATGCCGTGGGCGTGCTGCCGGTGGACGTGAAGGCGCTGGGCGTGGACTTCCTCACCGGCGGCGTGCTCAAGTGGTTGTGCGGCGGACCGGGCGGCGGCTTCCTGTACGTGGCGCCGGCGGTGCAGGCCTCGCTCGAGCCGGCGCTCACCGGGTGGCAGGCCCACGCCGATCCGTTCGCCTTCGACACCGAGATGGCGTACACCGGCGGGATCTATCGCTGGCTCAACGGCACGCCGGCCATCCCGGCGCTGTATGCGGCCATCGAGGGGCCGCGCATCGTGCGGCGCGCCGGTGTGGAGGCGATCCGCGCCAAGAGCGTGCGCCAGACCACGCGCCTGCTCGCGCTGGCCGACGCGCGCGGATACCGCGTGAACACGCCGCGCGACGCGGCGCGGCGCGGCGGCACGGTGGCGTTCGACGTGCCACACGCCTACGAGGTCTCGCAGTATCTCCTGTCGCGCGACGTGCTCGTGGATTTCCGCCCCAATGCCGGCATCCGCGTGGCGCCGCACTTCTATACGGACGACGACGAACTCGACGCCGCCGTGGCGATGATCGACGACGCGCTGGCCACGGGCCGCTGGCGCGAGTTCGAGACGCCCGGCGCCGCCGCCACCTGA